A stretch of the Jeotgalibacillus haloalkalitolerans genome encodes the following:
- a CDS encoding ATP-binding protein: MGKNKFFKKSILILILVLIILTSLRIAWLAYHTSNHTLIAEDGFIDLSEYNVDEIRQLNISEGWDFKPGLIYNADTLHNDEVIQNGNHNYGSYYLTILLNDEVDTDDIFSLSIPSSATASSLYVNGELIAQSGVVSNEPVEHLGKGTPYLASFTTNTNELNFVVNTSNFDTTDGASLNSPIYFGTSESLLQKRNLEQFLLLIIIVILSLFSIYSLVIYLFINRKFIFLLFSIGFLFPAIDELLMYNSSVLSILNLNYEWSYKVKEFAYLGSVFFLVQIMKSILREERTYKRFYMLNVLYLICSIIIFISPLQLLSQISVSFFVLYFLSFAIVMPMALKEYFHYRDESIFIAIILVGTTSGIIWGVVKAVFSLDIPFYPFDYFLVFLAFSMFWFKRFARKNNEVLSLVEKLKQKDKAKEEFLVNTSYALQKPLHSLLNIVYTTLDNNVHLTSKLRENLGLIANIGERMSYTLNNLEDFAKLNDSKIKLNPEPVSLYSVSSSIIDIMMFMLENKNLKFEMNIPKNLPYIHADPNRLSQVLFALLHNSVRFSKDGVIKLSANSNKGNNFVYISVEDQGQGMEEETIKKIFNPYEDSDVENKLSNGVGMGLKVCKLLIELHGGEISVQSVPGQGSVFTFSLPISSISNLNEQNSTDTDSNYVQESAITVPDYLYQDSESDKPCILIVQNDPAEFRVLKEMLSDDYHVFSAYSGLDVLKKLKSKNWDLLISDVMLTEMSGYELTKEVRKKYSLVELPILLLTNMATPQEVYTGFKYGANDHVARPLVRLEFTARVKVLIQLKNSLKEQMKMEAAWLQAQIQPHFLFNTLNTIASLSDIDNDRMLRLLDEFSNYLRHSFDVHHTREMIPLKAELALTKSYLHIENERFGTRVRVDWKLDDLDHIYIPPLSVQTLVENAIKHGILKKKEGGHIQIQVMRKDDFAEIVIHDNGVGIEENKLNALKNNENSLKRGIGLINTNRRLKQYFGQELSIKSQVNQGTRVSFKVPIQRLKN; the protein is encoded by the coding sequence ATGGGAAAAAATAAATTTTTTAAAAAAAGTATTCTGATTTTGATCCTTGTATTAATTATTTTAACTTCATTACGTATAGCATGGTTAGCTTATCATACATCTAACCATACTTTAATAGCAGAAGACGGATTTATAGATTTAAGTGAGTATAATGTAGATGAGATTCGTCAGTTAAATATATCTGAAGGATGGGACTTTAAGCCTGGATTAATTTATAATGCTGATACACTTCACAATGATGAGGTTATTCAAAATGGCAATCACAACTATGGATCGTACTATTTAACAATATTGCTTAATGATGAAGTTGATACTGATGATATATTTTCTCTTAGTATCCCTTCCTCAGCCACAGCGTCTTCTCTGTATGTTAATGGGGAACTTATAGCACAGTCCGGAGTGGTTTCTAATGAACCTGTAGAGCACTTAGGAAAAGGGACGCCATATTTAGCGTCTTTTACGACGAATACAAATGAATTAAATTTTGTAGTAAATACTTCTAATTTTGATACCACTGATGGCGCTTCTTTAAATAGCCCAATTTACTTCGGCACTTCAGAATCTCTTTTACAAAAACGGAATCTGGAACAGTTTTTACTTTTAATTATTATTGTGATTTTGTCATTATTTAGCATTTACAGTCTCGTTATTTATTTATTTATTAATCGTAAGTTCATATTTTTATTATTTTCAATTGGTTTCCTGTTTCCGGCTATCGATGAATTATTAATGTACAATTCATCAGTTCTGAGTATTTTAAATCTGAATTACGAATGGTCTTATAAAGTAAAAGAATTTGCATACCTTGGATCTGTTTTCTTTCTGGTTCAGATTATGAAGAGTATTCTCAGAGAAGAGCGAACCTACAAAAGATTCTATATGTTAAACGTCTTATATCTGATTTGTTCAATCATCATATTCATTTCACCATTGCAATTGTTAAGTCAAATAAGTGTTAGTTTCTTTGTGTTGTATTTCCTGTCGTTTGCTATCGTAATGCCTATGGCTCTGAAAGAATACTTTCATTACAGAGATGAATCAATCTTTATTGCCATTATTCTTGTCGGTACTACGTCAGGTATTATCTGGGGTGTTGTAAAAGCAGTATTTTCATTAGATATTCCTTTTTATCCTTTTGATTATTTTCTGGTTTTTCTGGCATTCTCTATGTTTTGGTTTAAACGTTTTGCCAGAAAAAATAATGAAGTATTGAGTTTAGTGGAGAAGTTGAAACAGAAGGACAAAGCTAAAGAAGAGTTTCTGGTTAATACATCATACGCATTGCAAAAACCCTTGCACAGTCTCTTAAACATTGTATACACTACGCTCGATAATAATGTCCATTTAACTTCTAAATTAAGAGAAAATCTTGGTTTAATAGCAAATATAGGAGAACGAATGTCCTACACATTAAACAATCTGGAGGATTTTGCAAAGTTAAATGACTCAAAAATAAAATTAAATCCAGAGCCGGTAAGCCTTTACTCAGTATCATCATCTATTATTGATATTATGATGTTTATGTTAGAAAATAAGAACTTGAAATTCGAAATGAATATCCCGAAAAACCTGCCGTATATTCATGCGGATCCTAACCGCCTTTCACAAGTTTTATTTGCACTATTGCATAATTCAGTGAGATTCAGTAAAGATGGAGTTATTAAATTATCTGCAAATTCTAATAAAGGAAATAATTTTGTATACATTTCTGTTGAAGATCAGGGCCAAGGAATGGAAGAGGAGACAATCAAAAAAATTTTTAATCCATACGAAGATAGTGACGTAGAAAATAAACTAAGCAACGGAGTAGGAATGGGATTAAAGGTTTGTAAACTTTTGATTGAACTGCATGGTGGTGAAATTTCTGTACAATCTGTTCCTGGTCAAGGGTCAGTCTTTACATTTAGTCTGCCAATATCATCAATTTCTAATTTAAATGAACAGAATAGTACTGATACTGATTCTAATTATGTACAGGAATCTGCAATAACAGTTCCCGATTACTTATACCAGGATTCAGAGAGTGATAAACCTTGTATACTGATAGTACAAAATGATCCGGCCGAGTTTAGAGTTCTGAAAGAAATGCTTTCTGATGATTATCATGTCTTCAGCGCATATAGTGGACTCGATGTCCTGAAAAAACTAAAAAGTAAAAACTGGGATTTGCTTATTTCTGATGTGATGTTAACTGAAATGTCCGGATACGAGTTAACTAAAGAAGTAAGAAAAAAGTACTCTCTGGTTGAGCTTCCAATTTTACTGCTTACCAATATGGCAACACCTCAGGAAGTATATACTGGCTTCAAGTATGGAGCTAACGACCATGTAGCAAGACCATTGGTAAGGTTGGAGTTTACTGCGCGTGTGAAAGTACTTATCCAATTAAAAAATTCCTTAAAAGAACAGATGAAAATGGAAGCTGCCTGGTTACAGGCTCAAATTCAGCCGCACTTTCTATTTAATACGCTGAATACAATCGCTTCATTAAGTGATATCGATAACGACCGAATGTTAAGGCTGCTTGATGAATTTTCAAATTACTTGAGGCATAGTTTCGATGTGCACCACACGCGTGAAATGATTCCTTTAAAGGCAGAACTGGCCTTAACGAAATCGTATCTGCATATTGAAAATGAGCGCTTTGGTACCAGGGTGCGAGTTGATTGGAAGTTAGACGATTTAGATCATATCTATATACCTCCATTGTCTGTCCAGACTTTAGTAGAGAATGCAATTAAGCATGGGATATTAAAAAAGAAAGAGGGCGGACACATACAGATTCAAGTGATGAGAAAAGATGATTTTGCAGAAATTGTTATTCATGATAATGGGGTAGGGATAGAAGAAAATAAATTAAATGCATTGAAGAACAATGAAAATTCACTTAAAAGAGGTATTGGGCTAATCAATACGAATAGACGGCTCAAGCAGTATTTTGGACAGGAGTTATCAATAAAAAGTCAGGTGAATCAAGGTACAAGAGTCAGTTTTAAGGTACCTATACAGAGGCTGAAAAATTAA